A window from Enterocloster bolteae encodes these proteins:
- a CDS encoding AbrB/MazE/SpoVT family DNA-binding domain-containing protein: MAGLKRTYRIVDGNGRIYLPKSVREEAGMHPGDIIRLEADNGGWIGLMKVELIEAGDQSPEAMEAYVRVAVRQMPDKSRVSLLAELAELIQKDEG; encoded by the coding sequence ATGGCAGGTTTGAAGAGGACGTACCGAATCGTGGACGGTAATGGCAGGATTTATCTTCCAAAGAGTGTACGTGAGGAAGCGGGAATGCATCCGGGAGATATCATACGGCTGGAGGCAGATAATGGCGGATGGATTGGATTGATGAAGGTGGAGTTGATTGAGGCAGGGGACCAGTCACCGGAGGCCATGGAGGCATATGTCCGTGTCGCTGTCCGTCAGATGCCGGATAAAAGCCGTGTGAGTCTTTTGGCTGAATTAGCTGAACTTATACAGAAAGATGAGGGATGA
- a CDS encoding YodL domain-containing protein, whose protein sequence is MAGIAVKNNLILYYGNMAGYVEDGKAVLDPMFKNGYLIRFLQEKKGLEPCWQDGVYDRLVHGKVDLTGEVKPFRNCRLHQLRPEVPPEERFLDFEDQVSRHGMPDSSRYEVVYDCQIETDDLEAIYTKFEREFPQRTTGHPISISDVLELYDRQGSEFYYVDHYGFQKIGFIQGQSLDIQGTDHMKGEDVSQRQPIQEMKEA, encoded by the coding sequence ATGGCAGGTATTGCGGTTAAGAACAACCTCATCCTGTATTATGGCAACATGGCCGGATATGTGGAAGATGGAAAGGCTGTCCTTGATCCGATGTTTAAGAACGGATACCTGATCCGGTTCCTGCAGGAGAAGAAGGGGCTGGAACCATGCTGGCAGGATGGCGTGTATGACCGTCTCGTACATGGGAAGGTGGATCTGACCGGGGAGGTGAAGCCATTCAGGAACTGCAGGCTCCACCAACTGAGGCCGGAAGTGCCGCCAGAGGAGCGTTTTCTTGATTTCGAGGACCAGGTATCACGTCATGGAATGCCGGACTCCAGCCGGTACGAGGTGGTATATGACTGCCAGATTGAGACAGATGACCTGGAAGCAATCTATACCAAGTTTGAGAGAGAGTTCCCGCAACGGACTACAGGGCATCCTATTTCTATTTCGGATGTCCTTGAACTATATGACAGGCAGGGAAGCGAGTTTTACTATGTTGATCATTACGGATTCCAGAAGATTGGGTTTATTCAGGGACAATCCCTGGATATCCAGGGAACCGACCATATGAAAGGAGAGGACGTAAGCCAGAGACAACCTATTCAGGAAATGAAGGAAGCGTAG
- a CDS encoding AAA family ATPase yields the protein MLIQFNFKNFKSFRDEVSLDLSATKITEHEDHVVELANDKLLKVAAIYGANASGKSNIYDAFKFMSYYVEESFKFGGESDSRQKTDSDYIRVSPFLFDSKSRGMESTFEVFFVDNSENTGKIYQYGFALQNDEVVEEWFYSKAKTARNRYKTIFYRKKGEELEVNGLPKSSTQNIKVALEKETLIVSLGAKLKISKLKKVRDWFLNNEVVDFGNPAENFFRSQVLPKDFTTSRKIQSNVVNYFASFDNAICDFKVEEVQREIEKESDLSYKIDALHKMVDCDEFESIPLKSESSGTLKMFALYPSLKEVLDNGGTLFVDELNARLHPLLVRNIILTFLSPEINTNHAQMIFTTHDIWQLSNELLRRDEIWLVDKNQDGVSDLYSLADFKDEDGNKVRRDEALAKNYLTGSYGAIPALRPMEMLKGRSTDGE from the coding sequence ATGCTGATACAGTTTAACTTTAAAAATTTTAAATCCTTCAGGGATGAGGTATCCCTGGATTTGTCAGCTACAAAGATAACAGAGCATGAAGATCATGTGGTGGAGTTGGCAAATGATAAGCTGTTGAAGGTTGCGGCTATCTATGGTGCAAATGCCAGTGGAAAGTCTAACATTTACGATGCTTTTAAATTCATGAGCTATTATGTGGAGGAATCCTTTAAATTTGGCGGTGAAAGCGACAGCAGGCAAAAAACAGATTCGGATTACATTAGGGTAAGCCCTTTTTTGTTTGACAGTAAGAGCAGAGGTATGGAATCAACTTTTGAAGTGTTTTTTGTTGATAATTCGGAGAACACGGGGAAAATTTATCAGTATGGTTTTGCGTTGCAGAACGATGAAGTGGTGGAAGAATGGTTTTATTCCAAGGCCAAGACAGCGAGAAACCGGTATAAAACTATTTTCTATCGGAAAAAAGGTGAAGAGCTGGAAGTAAACGGGCTGCCAAAGAGCAGTACCCAAAATATAAAGGTCGCATTGGAAAAGGAGACTTTGATTGTATCTCTAGGGGCAAAGCTGAAGATATCGAAACTGAAAAAGGTAAGGGACTGGTTTCTGAATAACGAGGTTGTGGACTTCGGAAATCCCGCAGAGAACTTTTTCCGTTCACAGGTGTTGCCGAAAGATTTTACCACCAGTAGGAAAATACAGAGCAATGTGGTGAATTATTTTGCATCTTTTGATAATGCCATTTGTGATTTTAAAGTGGAGGAAGTCCAGCGGGAAATTGAAAAAGAGTCCGATCTCAGTTACAAGATTGACGCACTGCATAAGATGGTGGATTGCGATGAATTTGAATCTATACCTTTGAAAAGCGAATCCAGTGGAACATTGAAAATGTTTGCCTTATACCCCTCTTTGAAAGAGGTGCTTGATAACGGCGGAACCTTGTTTGTAGATGAACTGAATGCAAGACTTCATCCGTTATTGGTTAGAAACATCATATTGACTTTTTTGTCTCCGGAAATTAATACCAATCATGCACAGATGATTTTTACCACACATGACATCTGGCAGTTATCCAACGAGCTGTTGCGTCGGGATGAAATATGGCTGGTGGACAAGAATCAGGATGGAGTTTCCGATTTGTATTCCCTTGCTGATTTCAAGGATGAAGACGGAAACAAGGTACGCCGTGATGAAGCGCTGGCAAAGAATTATCTGACGGGCAGCTATGGCGCTATCCCTGCGCTCCGGCCTATGGAAATGTTAAAGGGGAGGAGCACGGATGGCGAATAA
- a CDS encoding RloB family protein: MANKSGGKPSDRRAGKRKDRNQRMGQRVPELGYYLIVTDTEETEKNYFEGLRDSIPAELKDRLIIKVEKAKTVELVKRALELVGKESQYRIPWIVFDRDQVKGFDEIIWTAEKNGVHAGWSNPCFEIWMYAYFGEMPAIRESYTCCDRFADKFEKVIGQKYYKNDRDVYRKLIQYGDFEQAVVLAERSLKKCVEDGKKLPSEMWPACMVQRLVAEILKKIS; encoded by the coding sequence ATGGCGAATAAGAGTGGGGGAAAGCCCAGTGACCGCAGGGCCGGCAAGAGGAAAGACCGGAATCAGCGGATGGGGCAGAGAGTACCAGAACTGGGATATTACTTGATTGTGACAGACACCGAGGAAACGGAGAAAAATTATTTTGAGGGACTTCGTGACAGCATACCGGCAGAGCTGAAAGATCGGTTGATTATTAAGGTTGAGAAGGCCAAAACGGTAGAACTGGTAAAAAGAGCTTTGGAACTTGTCGGAAAGGAATCACAATACCGGATTCCATGGATTGTATTTGACCGGGATCAGGTGAAAGGATTTGATGAGATTATATGGACGGCGGAGAAAAACGGGGTGCATGCAGGATGGTCAAATCCCTGCTTTGAGATATGGATGTATGCGTATTTCGGGGAGATGCCTGCAATCAGGGAGTCTTATACTTGTTGTGATCGGTTTGCGGACAAGTTTGAGAAGGTTATCGGGCAGAAGTATTATAAGAACGACAGGGACGTTTATCGCAAGCTGATACAGTATGGTGATTTTGAACAGGCGGTTGTATTGGCGGAAAGAAGTTTGAAGAAGTGTGTGGAAGATGGGAAGAAGCTGCCATCGGAGATGTGGCCGGCTTGTATGGTGCAGCGATTGGTGGCGGAAATACTGAAAAAGATAAGCTGA
- a CDS encoding SpoVG family protein, with protein MKAQQAQSKTQPEGQAGNKMNIDVKINSISMEGNILATASINLNQCLAIRNVRLMNGEKGMFLSMPSYRTGNGEFRDICFPITAEFRTQMTEALTSAYKEALTIQQGKMTQMAESPVPQMAPTGLSM; from the coding sequence ATGAAGGCACAACAAGCACAATCCAAAACACAACCAGAGGGACAGGCAGGTAATAAGATGAATATTGATGTAAAGATTAATTCCATCAGCATGGAAGGGAACATTCTTGCCACAGCGTCCATCAATCTGAATCAGTGTCTGGCCATACGGAATGTACGCCTGATGAACGGTGAGAAAGGCATGTTCCTGTCCATGCCATCCTATCGTACCGGAAACGGGGAGTTTAGGGATATCTGTTTTCCAATTACAGCAGAATTCCGGACACAGATGACGGAAGCCCTGACGTCTGCTTATAAGGAGGCGCTCACGATACAGCAGGGCAAGATGACACAGATGGCAGAATCACCTGTCCCGCAGATGGCCCCGACAGGCCTGTCCATGTGA
- a CDS encoding prepilin peptidase produces the protein MYRHLELTLWIGLMLGASYIDFRHRMVPDWLNLCIAACSLLGLRSGTLAGVLCAIPFLLAAGCWGGIGGGDIKFMAACGMHLGMYGGLRAAILGTASLLVFHMGYLLWCSWKAIRPPTSYPMVPFLTMGCLAVLCAGG, from the coding sequence ATGTACAGGCACCTTGAACTGACCTTGTGGATTGGTCTCATGCTGGGGGCTTCCTATATCGATTTTCGTCACCGGATGGTACCGGACTGGCTGAATCTTTGTATTGCAGCCTGTTCCCTGTTGGGGCTGCGGAGCGGAACACTGGCAGGGGTTCTGTGCGCCATCCCTTTTCTTCTTGCAGCAGGGTGCTGGGGAGGAATCGGTGGCGGGGACATCAAGTTTATGGCAGCATGCGGTATGCACCTGGGAATGTATGGCGGACTGAGGGCGGCAATATTAGGGACCGCGTCCCTGCTTGTGTTTCATATGGGCTATCTTTTATGGTGTTCATGGAAGGCCATCCGTCCCCCTACGTCATACCCCATGGTCCCATTCCTAACAATGGGCTGTCTGGCTGTGTTGTGTGCAGGAGGATAG